The Chordicoccus furentiruminis DNA window CGTACGGATCCGCTCCGAAATATTCACAGAACTCGATCGTCTCCTGCCGGACCGGCACCGCCTCGAGATCGATGTCGCATCCGCATCCGCAGAGCTCGTTCAGCGCCCAGAGGGCGGCGAAGAATCCGTCCCGCCCCATCGGCAGGAAAACGGTTCCGTCAGACGGTCTGATCAGGGGAGGGTGCGAGCGCCGCGCGGACGCCAGCTCCCGGAGACAGCCGAGCGCACCGGACCGGACGGGATCCGTCCATGATCCGTGCGCTTCTACCGCCTGTCTCACCTGATCCCACCCGACCCGCTGCGGACTGTGCCGCTGCGCGTACGCGAAAAAGGAGGAGAAGCGCTTCCGCAGCTCTCCCTCCCTTGTTTTCATCCACCGGTCCTCCGCCCCGAGGGCGATCGAGCCGGCTACAAGAATCGTCCGCATCGTCAGCTCATCATCGGTGTGATCAGGGTCAGCACCATCATCACGGCAAGGATGACGGCGATAACGGCGACGACGACTCTCTGGGTGTTGCGATTCATCATATCCTTTACGCCTCCAGCGGATACCGCTCCGTCAGGCCGCGGACAATTTCGCGCGCCTGCAAAATCTGATCCTCCGATTGTACAACAAGTGCGATCGCTTCTGCAAGCCGGTCCATATCCTTTTCATCAAGTCCGCGGGTCGTTACAGCCGACGTGCCGAGACGGACGCCGGACGTGACGAACGGAGAGCGAGGCTCGCCCGGAACCGTATTCTTGTTCGCCGTGATGTGTGCGCGGTCAAGCCGGTTCTCGAGCTCCTTTCCGGTGAGCTCGGTATCCTTGAGATCGATCAGCATCAGATGGTTGTCCGTTCCTCCGGTGACGATCTTCACGCCCCTGCTCATCAGTCCTGCCGCAAGCGCTTTCGCGTTCCTTACGACCTGCTTCCCGTACTCGATGAAGGACGGCTGCATGTCCTCCTTCAGCATCACGGCCTTCGCCGCGATGGAGTGCATCTGCGGTCCGCCCTGCGTGCCGGGGAAGATCGCCTTGTCAAGCCCGTGCTCCTTCGCGAACTCCGCGCTGCTCAGAATCATACCGCCGCGGGGTCCGCGCAGCGTCTTATGCGTCGTGGTCGTCGTGACATGGGCGTAGGGGATCGGACTCGGATGCTGTCCCGCCGCCACCAGCCCGGCGATGTGGGCCATATCGACGACCAGATACGCGCCGACCTCGTCGGCGATCTCTCGCAGCCGCTTGAAATCGATGATGCGGCAGTAGGCGCTCGCACCGCCGATGATCATCTTCGGATGGCATTCCTTCGCGATCCGCTCGCAGGCGTCATAATCGATCCAGCCGTCCGCGTTCACGCCGTAGGGCACCTGATGGAAATAGCTGCCCGAGATGTTGGCCGATGATCCGTGGGAAAGATGGCCTCCTTCGTCCAGTCTCATCCCCATAAAGGTATCGCCGGGCTTCAGGAGGGCGTAGAAGACCGCCATATTGGCCTGCGCGCCGGAATGGGGCTGTACATTCGCATAGGTGCAGCCGAACAGCTTTTTCGCGCGTTCCCGCGCAAGATCCTCGATCTGATCGACGCACTCGCATCCGCCGTAATAGCGGTGCCCCGGATAGCCTTCCGCGTACTTGTTGGTCAGCACGCTGCCAAGCGCGGACATCACGGCCTTGCTGGCCCAGTTCTCGGATGCGATCAGCTCCAGATGGGAATTCTGCCGGTCGATCTCCGCCTGAATCAGTCCTGCAATCTCCGGGTCGGTTCTCTCAATGTCTTCGATTGTGTACATGGCTCTCCTCACTTCTTCATGTTGGCAAACTTCGTGTATTCGGGCAGCCAGACCAGCTTCGTCGTGCCGATCGGACCGTTTCTCTGCTTCGCGATGATGATCTCCGCGATGTTCTTCTCTTCCGTATCCTTGTTGTAGTAATCGTCCCGGTAGATGAACATCACCACGTCAGCGTCCTGCTCGATGGCGCCGGATTCCCGGAGATCCGAGAGCATCGGCCGGTGATCGTCACGCGTCTCCGCGCTGCGGTTCAGCTGGGAAAGCGCGACCACCGGGATATTGAGTTCGCGGGCGAGTCCCTTGAGTCCGCGGGAGATATCCGAGATCTCCTGCTGGCGGTTCTCGCCCCGTTTTCCACTGCCCGCCATCAGCTGAAGGTAATCGATAAAGATGATCCTGATATCCATATCGATCTTGAATTTTCTCGCCTTCGACCGCAGCTCCTGCAGCGTGATGCCGGGTGTATTGTCAATGATGATCTTGGAGTCCGCGATCACGCCGGAAGCCTCCACCAGCTTCGTCCACTCCTCATCGTTCATCTTGCCTGTTCGGATCTTCTGGGAATCCACATGGGATTCGAGCGAAAGCAGACGGTTCATCAGCGACTCGCTGGACATCTCCAGCGAGAAGACCGCGCAGGGCCAGTTTTTCCGAAGCGCCATGTACTGCACGATGTTGAGGACGAACGCAGTCTTTCCCATCGAAGGACGCGCAGCGACCAGAATGAAATCCGAATTCTGGAAGCCGGAGGTCTTGTAGTCCAGATCAAGAAAGCCGGTCTCCAGTCCGGTGATGTGGCTCTTCGAACGGGCCGCCGCGGAAATCGCTTCCAGCGCATTGTAGACCACGTCCTTCACCGGGACATAGCTCTCCGTCGAGCGCTGCTGGAGAACCTGAAACATCGTCTTCTCCGCGTCGTCGAGGATCTCCTGCGTCTCCTTCTGCTGGCGGTAGCAGTCCTGCTCCACCTCGGACGCCGCGCTGATCAGCCTCCGGAGCGTCGCCTTGTCCCGGACGATCTCCGCGTACTCCCGGACGTTGGCCGAGGTCGGCAGCGACGCGAGGATCTCCTTCATGAACTCCATGTTCTTCACGTCTTCGGGAAGGTTCTGTTTCTCGAGCGCTTCCTTCAGCGTGATGAGATCGATGGGCTTCCGCGCGTCGCTCAGCGCTTTCATCGTCTCGAACACCGCGCCGAGCTGCCGGTCGTAGAAGTCGTCGCCGGTCAGCATCTCCTCGGCCGCCATCGCGGCCTCGCCGCTCATCACCATCGAGCCGATCACAGAGCGTTCCGCTTCCTCGCTGTGAGGCGGAACCCGCCGGGTTAATGCCTCGTCCATCGATCAGGCTTCCGTGACGTTCACGCGGAGAGACGCGGACACCTGAGGATGCAGCCGGATCTCCACCGTCGTGGTGCCGAGCTCGCGGATCGGCTGCGCGAGATTCATCTTCTTCCGGTCCACCTCGATGCCGAGCTGCTCCTTCACCGCTTCCGCGAGTTCCTTCGAGGAGACAGAACCGAACGTCTTGCCGCTCTCACCGACCCGGATCGACACCGTCACCGGCTTCGCCTCAAGATTCGCCTTCAGCGCCTCGGCGGCTTCCTTCTGTTCCTTCGCCAGCTTCTCCTCGCCGCGCTTCTTCGCGGCCAGATCCTTCATATTGCTGTCCGTCGCCGCCACGGCAAGCTTTTTCGGCAGCAGCATGTTGCGCGCGTAGCCGTCGCTTGCATTCACGACCTCGCCCTTCCGTCCCAGCGACTTGACATCTTCCAGTAAAATCACCTTCATATCAGATCTCTCCTTCTTCTTTCATCTGTTTGATCGTATCTTTCAGCAGCTTCAAGGCCTCTTCCACGGTGTAGTCGGGAAGCTGGGCGCCGGCGATGTTGAGATGGCCGCCGCCTCCGAGCCGCTCCATGATCAGCTGAACGTTGACTTCATCGATGGCCCGGGCGCTGATGTAGATCTGTTCATTGTAATCCGTCAGCACGAAGGAAGCCTTGATGCCGACGACGTCGAGCAGCTCGTTGGCCGCCTGTGCGGAGACCACGGTCGGCGAATGCACGCCCCTGCTGGGGCAGACGGAAATCGCGTAGATGCCTTCGAAGATTTCCGCGTTGGCGACCGTCTGCGCCTTGGCCCGCAGATCCTCCATGTTGTCCCGGAAAAGCTTCCTCACGCGGGTCACATCCGCGCCGCACCGTCTCAGATAGGCGGCCGCCTCGAAGGTCCGGACGCCGGTCCGGGTGACGAAATTGTTCGTGTCGATGACGATCCCCGCGTACATGGCATCCGCCTCGACGCTGCGGAGCTTCAGGGAGTCGTCAAAGTACTGCAGCACCTCCGCCACCATCTCGCAGGTGCTCGACGCGTACGGCTCGATGTAGGACAGGACGGCGTTCTGAATCCGGTCGCTGCCCTGGCGGTGATGGTCCAGCACGACGATCGTGTTGGTGAGCCCCAGCAGATCCTTGCAGGTGATGTAGCCCGACTTATTCGTATCGACCACGACGAGCACGGTGTCCGAGCCGGTCAGCGAAGCCGCCTTCTCCCGGTTGACGAAGAAGTCCTCCCCGTACTCCGGGTCATCGCGGAAGAGCTGCATCGTCGGAAGCACGGAATCGGACACGTCGTCCGCCACGATGTGCACGGCCTTCCCGACCGTCTTCGCGGCCCGGCAGACGCCGATCGCGGCGCCGAGCGCGTCGATATCCATCAGCTTGTGTCCCATCACCACGACGCGGTCCTTGCTGTCGATGATCTCCTTGAGCGCGTGGGCCTTGACTCTCGCCTTCACACGGGTCATCTTTTCGGTCGATTCCGTCTTGCCG harbors:
- a CDS encoding serine hydroxymethyltransferase, yielding MYTIEDIERTDPEIAGLIQAEIDRQNSHLELIASENWASKAVMSALGSVLTNKYAEGYPGHRYYGGCECVDQIEDLARERAKKLFGCTYANVQPHSGAQANMAVFYALLKPGDTFMGMRLDEGGHLSHGSSANISGSYFHQVPYGVNADGWIDYDACERIAKECHPKMIIGGASAYCRIIDFKRLREIADEVGAYLVVDMAHIAGLVAAGQHPSPIPYAHVTTTTTHKTLRGPRGGMILSSAEFAKEHGLDKAIFPGTQGGPQMHSIAAKAVMLKEDMQPSFIEYGKQVVRNAKALAAGLMSRGVKIVTGGTDNHLMLIDLKDTELTGKELENRLDRAHITANKNTVPGEPRSPFVTSGVRLGTSAVTTRGLDEKDMDRLAEAIALVVQSEDQILQAREIVRGLTERYPLEA
- a CDS encoding GGDEF domain-containing protein, whose protein sequence is MHMKHLKVTGKLKSYLQWPLALISLWAVLVVFLYIRVGTKAGTAGLVFMLIYVLLVFLIYLSGAPRLANEMITFATEYGQVQKKMLQEFSLPYALLDEDGRFLWMNDEFIALSGRDRHYHKHITVLFPELRQESVLEGDSTGTARVEKNGRIFRAEFRRIQVDEMLDDRSEFSADDNDCLIAVCLFDETDFSRLSDEREANKPVVGILCLDNYDEVMEGVEEVRRSLLLALVERKIDRYFTEVDGIVKRQGNDRYFFMMPKKSLDECEESRFTILDDVKTVNIGNELSLTLSAGIGVGSNSYLQNMDAATAAMELALGRGGDQVVVKDGYRTRFFGGKTESTEKMTRVKARVKAHALKEIIDSKDRVVVMGHKLMDIDALGAAIGVCRAAKTVGKAVHIVADDVSDSVLPTMQLFRDDPEYGEDFFVNREKAASLTGSDTVLVVVDTNKSGYITCKDLLGLTNTIVVLDHHRQGSDRIQNAVLSYIEPYASSTCEMVAEVLQYFDDSLKLRSVEADAMYAGIVIDTNNFVTRTGVRTFEAAAYLRRCGADVTRVRKLFRDNMEDLRAKAQTVANAEIFEGIYAISVCPSRGVHSPTVVSAQAANELLDVVGIKASFVLTDYNEQIYISARAIDEVNVQLIMERLGGGGHLNIAGAQLPDYTVEEALKLLKDTIKQMKEEGEI
- the rplI gene encoding 50S ribosomal protein L9, with protein sequence MKVILLEDVKSLGRKGEVVNASDGYARNMLLPKKLAVAATDSNMKDLAAKKRGEEKLAKEQKEAAEALKANLEAKPVTVSIRVGESGKTFGSVSSKELAEAVKEQLGIEVDRKKMNLAQPIRELGTTTVEIRLHPQVSASLRVNVTEA
- the dnaB gene encoding replicative DNA helicase encodes the protein MDEALTRRVPPHSEEAERSVIGSMVMSGEAAMAAEEMLTGDDFYDRQLGAVFETMKALSDARKPIDLITLKEALEKQNLPEDVKNMEFMKEILASLPTSANVREYAEIVRDKATLRRLISAASEVEQDCYRQQKETQEILDDAEKTMFQVLQQRSTESYVPVKDVVYNALEAISAAARSKSHITGLETGFLDLDYKTSGFQNSDFILVAARPSMGKTAFVLNIVQYMALRKNWPCAVFSLEMSSESLMNRLLSLESHVDSQKIRTGKMNDEEWTKLVEASGVIADSKIIIDNTPGITLQELRSKARKFKIDMDIRIIFIDYLQLMAGSGKRGENRQQEISDISRGLKGLARELNIPVVALSQLNRSAETRDDHRPMLSDLRESGAIEQDADVVMFIYRDDYYNKDTEEKNIAEIIIAKQRNGPIGTTKLVWLPEYTKFANMKK
- a CDS encoding AIR synthase-related protein — protein: MRTILVAGSIALGAEDRWMKTREGELRKRFSSFFAYAQRHSPQRVGWDQVRQAVEAHGSWTDPVRSGALGCLRELASARRSHPPLIRPSDGTVFLPMGRDGFFAALWALNELCGCGCDIDLEAVPVRQETIEFCEYFGADPYGEDSSGAVMLAAEEGETLLAGLLEEGVPASRIGFQTKRRAGVIRCRGRVRCLDRPPGW